GTAAATTGGCGCATATAGGGGGAGTGAAAACCTAAAACAATATCCTCCTTTTCTACACCCATGGCAACTAATTCCGCAGCGATATCATCTTCGGTACCATTCCATTGAATCCAGATTTTGCCATTTTTGATATCTAAATGCATCACGGGACCAAATATTCGCCGACCTTTTTTATCCCAACCAATATAAATTAGCTGATAATGGTCATGCTGTGTATCAAAAACTTGCTGCATTTCCAAATCGTTATCTGAATGATTTGATGTCCGATTTGCAGCATAGTCACTAATTAGAAATTTGATATACTCTCGATAATTTTCTACTTTTTCCATGCGACAATCTCCTCCGTTCCTGGATTAAATATGAGTAGATTGATTTGACTACGTTGGATTACAGATTGAATAAATGGTGTGGTAAAAAAGTCTTCATAAATTTTATTGCTAATTGCCAAAAATAAAATACGTTCTGGTTGATAATCAGCCAAGGCATAACGATAATTAGTAAATTGACCAATAGCAGTATGAAACTCAGAAATTGTTGATGCACCAAGAAAACTTTTAACCTCAACAGCTATTTGTTGATTTTCCTTGTCTGCTACAATCAGTTTTTCCGCACCTAGGTCAATATACATACCCGTAATTCTTTCTAGGGGAATGTAAAGAGGGTCATCAGTAATCGTCCATCCATCTTTTTCTAGGGCGACTTTCACCGCATAATGGAATTTATCCTTGGCTGACATAATATCATGCCTACTTCCTTGTCATATCACTGAATGTGGGGAATGAGAACTACCCATTCCCTATGATTATCTTGCCAAATCAGGTATTTTTCCCTTCAAGCCAATCATCAGTTTTAAAGTATGAACCTTCAACATAGGTACACGCTTCATCACCCATAAACCTGCCCTTCTAGCAAGAACTAGGGGGAGAAAATTATTAGAAAATACCCGGTCTAACATATCAGTAAACCCTAAAATTGTCAGGTTTTCTAATTTGCGCCAACCTTCGTAACGTTTGAGAACTTGGATACTACCTATATCTTCCCCCGCTTGCTGCGCTGACTGAATAATCTGCGCTAAAGCCGCAGCATCACGTACACCCAAGTTTAAACCTTGTCCCCCCACGGGATGGCAACAGTGAGCAGCATCACCAACTAATGCTAAACGGTGGGAAACATAGCGATCGCTCTGCATGAGTTGCACATTAAAAACAAAGCGATCGCCAAGTAATTCCAATTTACCCAAATGACTCCCAAACCGCTTGGTTAACTCCGCTAAAAACTGCTCGTCATCCAATGCACATAAGGCTTTTGCCTCTTCGTGGGGAGCAGTCCAAACGATGCGGCAACGGTTTCCCGGTAAAGGTAAAATGGCAAAAGGTCCACTCTGCCAAAACTTTTCATGGGCAGTGTGATTATGATGCTTTTCTGGCTTGACAAAGGCAACAATACATGATTGCCAATACTTCCAGCCCTTAGTTTTGATACCTGCGGCTTGGCGAATCGGTGAGCGGGAACCATCCGCAGCTACTAATAACTGACTGCGAACTGTGCGTAATTCTCCGGATACATTAATATCAATAGCTACCATATCCGGTAAATAGCGGCTGGCTATAACTTCTGCCGGACAAAGATAGGTGACATTGGGACAATTCTGGATAAATTCCTGTAGCGGTTC
The Calothrix sp. 336/3 DNA segment above includes these coding regions:
- a CDS encoding XisI protein is translated as MEKVENYREYIKFLISDYAANRTSNHSDNDLEMQQVFDTQHDHYQLIYIGWDKKGRRIFGPVMHLDIKNGKIWIQWNGTEDDIAAELVAMGVEKEDIVLGFHSPYMRQFTDFAVG
- a CDS encoding XisH family protein; amino-acid sequence: MSAKDKFHYAVKVALEKDGWTITDDPLYIPLERITGMYIDLGAEKLIVADKENQQIAVEVKSFLGASTISEFHTAIGQFTNYRYALADYQPERILFLAISNKIYEDFFTTPFIQSVIQRSQINLLIFNPGTEEIVAWKK
- a CDS encoding FAD-dependent hydroxylase; this translates as MSPMQLTENLASSSAPQAAHRGYDYDLVIVGGGIVGLTLAAALKDSGFSILLIEARVASAAVAKGQAYAVHMLSSLIFQGIGIWDKILPHIETYRQVRLSDADYSQVVEFSTADIGKTDLGYVAEHQALLEPLQEFIQNCPNVTYLCPAEVIASRYLPDMVAIDINVSGELRTVRSQLLVAADGSRSPIRQAAGIKTKGWKYWQSCIVAFVKPEKHHNHTAHEKFWQSGPFAILPLPGNRCRIVWTAPHEEAKALCALDDEQFLAELTKRFGSHLGKLELLGDRFVFNVQLMQSDRYVSHRLALVGDAAHCCHPVGGQGLNLGVRDAAALAQIIQSAQQAGEDIGSIQVLKRYEGWRKLENLTILGFTDMLDRVFSNNFLPLVLARRAGLWVMKRVPMLKVHTLKLMIGLKGKIPDLAR